The Gemmatimonas phototrophica region GGGGGGGGCACCCATGATTGCGCAGCTGCCCGGCTTTCAGATTGGCTACGACGATCAGGGGGATGGCCTGCCGGTGGTGTTTCTCCATGGCTTCCCCCACGACCGCACGCTTTGGGCGGCGCAGCGGCTGGCGCTGGCGCCCCAGGCGCGGTGCATTGTGCCGGATGTGCGTGGCTTTGGGGATTCGTCCACCCACGGGCCCTATTCCATGGACCAATACGCGGACGATCTCGCGGCACTGCTGGACTGGCTGCAGATCGAGCGGGCGGTGGTGTGCGGACTCTCCATGGGGGGGTACATCGCCATGGCCATGTGGCGTCGTCATCCGGACCGGGTGCGGGCCTTTGTCTTCTGCGACACGAAGGCAGCGGCGGATACCGACGACGGGAAGGCCAAGCGTGAGGCGCTGATGGCGCTGGTGAAGCGCGACGGGACGCGGGTGATTGCCGACGCGCAGATCGGCGGCATGGTTGGACCGGCGACCCGGGAGAAGCGCCCCGAAGTAGTAGCGACGCTGCGGGCGATGATGGGGCGGCAGTCGGCCGCGGGAGTGGCAGGGGCGCTGCAGGCGTTGCGGGACCGCCCTGACTCACGCGCCACACTGCAATCGATTAGCGTTCCGTCCCTGGTGATCGTGGGGGAAGACGATGTGTTGACCCCTATCAAAGAGGCGCGGGCGATCGCGGAGGCATTACCTTCCGCAGCGCGCGTGCGACTTGAGATTATCGCCGGCGCCGGTCATGTGCCCTGCCTCGAACGGCCTGCCGCCACCACGCACGCCCTCTCTGACTTCTTCGCCACGCTGGCATGACCCAGAACGCTGCAGCACCCACCATTTCCGAAGCCGAACGCTCCAGCGCCGCCCGTATCGGGCAGGTGCTCTTCAAGAATCGCGGCTGGCTGCCGGTCCCTTTTCTGGCGGTGCCGCTCCTGCTGCCGGGGGTGCAGACGGCCACCACGTGGATCGTGGGGCTCGTGATCGTGGCCATTGGCGAAATGATCCGCACCGCGGGCGTGGCCGCCGCCGGCACGGTGACGCGCCGTCGCTCGCGTGACGTACAGCGACTGGTGACGTACGGCGCCTTTGCCTGGTGCCGCAACCCACTCTACGTGGGGAATTTTCTCGCCTGGATCGGCTTTACGGTGGTGAGCGGCGTGTTCTGGTTCATTCCGGTGGCGATCGTGATTTTCGCCATCGAGTACACGCTCATCGTGCGCTACGAAGAAGGGGTGCTGGAATCGATCTTCGGGCAGGAATACCTGGACTACAAGGCCCGCACCCCACGCTGGTTTGGCCGCCCGCCCGCCGGTGCGACGCAGGGGCAGCACGACTGGAAGGAAGCGATCTGGAGCGAGCGGTCCACGATCCTGCAGTATGTCGTCTTGATTGGGGCGTTCTGGTACAAGGGAACGCTCTAACTGCAACTGCGGTTTTGGACCGCGACTGCGGTTCGGGTTTGGAACCGCTGCGGCAGTTCTGGACTGCTACTGCGGTTCTGGACTGCCACGGCGGTTGAGGTGCACGGCAGTTGGGGTGGAAGTGGGAGAGCCGCCACGGCTGCGCCGTGGCGGCTCTTTCTTGGTGGTTGATGAAACTGCGAACTGCAGTTGAGGTGGGACGACCACCAAAAGAATGCGCCCGCCGGCTAAGCCGGCGGGCGCTTCCATTTCCACCCGAACTGCGGTGCACCTCAACCGCAGTAGTGGTCCAGAACCGCAGTGGCAGTCCAGAACTGCAGTAGTGGTTCTAAACCCGAACCGCAGTTGCAGTCCCTGCCCTTAGCGGGTCGGCCGCCCCGGCGGATTCTCGCCGTTGAAGACGTCCTTGTTCTTGCCAATGAAGCTCTTGAGCTGCACGGGCACATCTTCCTCGGGGAAGATGGCGGTGACGGGGCACTCGGGCTCGCAGGCGCCGCAGTCGATGCACTCGTCGGGGTGGATATAGAGCTGGTCCGCTCCCTCGTAGATGCAATCCACGGGGCAGACGTCCACGCACGACTTGTCCTTGACGGAGATACAGGCTTCAGTGATGACGTAGGGCATGTGGCGAAGCTCGGGTCAGACCGACCGAAATGGATGTGACTGTCGAAGTCGGGAAGATACTACGGGGGGAACGTGCGACAAGCGGGAAAGGTGCCGAACTACTCAGCGGCGCCACGGGGGTAGGTCGCCTTTCTTCTTGAGCTCCGGGTTTTCCCGGTACAGGGTGAAGGTTCGGCCAATGACCTGCACCACTTCAGCGCCCATCTGCTCGGCGGCTTCGTTGGCGGCCTCCTTGGCCGTGAGCTCCCCGGCCTTGGCCACCTGCACCTTGACCAGCTCCTTGGTGCGCAGCACGTCGTCGAGGCTCGTCAGGAGCGTCGGCGTGAGCCCCGCGTGGCCAATGTGCACGAGCACATCAAGATGATGTGCCTCGGAGCGCAGTTCCGCGCGCTCCTTGCCGGTCATACTCATGGACGAACCCCGTCGAGTGCGAAAAACGAATACGGATTGATCGGGGGCCCGTCCCACCAGGCGCGCCCGCGCCCCCGTTTCATCACCTGAAAATGCAGATGCGGGGCGTTCGGTGGTGCGTTCCCCGTGGTTCCAACGTAGCCAATCACCGATCCCTTGGCGACTCGGTCCCCGATGGCCAACCCTCGGCGGTACCGTTCCAGGTGGGCATAGTAATACACGAACTGCCCGTCCTCGTCATAGGCGTAAATGACAATCCCGCCCACCGGGCCCTCGAACAGCCGCCCAATGACGTGGTCCGCCGCCGCCAGCACCGGCGTGGAGCGGGGGGCCAGGATGTCGAGCGCCCCGTGAATCTTCCCCGCCCCGCGGCCGGCCGTGTAGTTGTCGCGCAGCATGCGGGGGGTGAACCCCTCCACCGGCACCATCAGCTGGCGCTCCCACAGCCGCGCCAGATCCTCATCGGTTACGGCCGCACCACGCGGTCCGGCGTGGGTGGGTACCGGGCC contains the following coding sequences:
- a CDS encoding alpha/beta fold hydrolase, with protein sequence MIAQLPGFQIGYDDQGDGLPVVFLHGFPHDRTLWAAQRLALAPQARCIVPDVRGFGDSSTHGPYSMDQYADDLAALLDWLQIERAVVCGLSMGGYIAMAMWRRHPDRVRAFVFCDTKAAADTDDGKAKREALMALVKRDGTRVIADAQIGGMVGPATREKRPEVVATLRAMMGRQSAAGVAGALQALRDRPDSRATLQSISVPSLVIVGEDDVLTPIKEARAIAEALPSAARVRLEIIAGAGHVPCLERPAATTHALSDFFATLA
- a CDS encoding methyltransferase family protein yields the protein MTQNAAAPTISEAERSSAARIGQVLFKNRGWLPVPFLAVPLLLPGVQTATTWIVGLVIVAIGEMIRTAGVAAAGTVTRRRSRDVQRLVTYGAFAWCRNPLYVGNFLAWIGFTVVSGVFWFIPVAIVIFAIEYTLIVRYEEGVLESIFGQEYLDYKARTPRWFGRPPAGATQGQHDWKEAIWSERSTILQYVVLIGAFWYKGTL
- a CDS encoding indolepyruvate ferredoxin oxidoreductase subunit alpha, encoding MPYVITEACISVKDKSCVDVCPVDCIYEGADQLYIHPDECIDCGACEPECPVTAIFPEEDVPVQLKSFIGKNKDVFNGENPPGRPTR
- a CDS encoding YhbY family RNA-binding protein, which translates into the protein MSMTGKERAELRSEAHHLDVLVHIGHAGLTPTLLTSLDDVLRTKELVKVQVAKAGELTAKEAANEAAEQMGAEVVQVIGRTFTLYRENPELKKKGDLPPWRR
- a CDS encoding M23 family metallopeptidase gives rise to the protein MVPVEGFTPRMLRDNYTAGRGAGKIHGALDILAPRSTPVLAAADHVIGRLFEGPVGGIVIYAYDEDGQFVYYYAHLERYRRGLAIGDRVAKGSVIGYVGTTGNAPPNAPHLHFQVMKRGRGRAWWDGPPINPYSFFALDGVRP